In Isoptericola jiangsuensis, the following proteins share a genomic window:
- the cutA gene encoding divalent-cation tolerance protein CutA: MAIDLPNAREPLALVATTVDSVEVAQELASEAVGKRLAACAQVDAPITSTYWWEGAVVTTTEVRVTFKTTAGRAPDLEEWIVVRHPYDVPEVLRTLVKAAGSGYQSWVRAEVQ; encoded by the coding sequence ATGGCCATCGACCTGCCGAACGCCCGCGAGCCGCTCGCCCTCGTCGCCACGACGGTCGACTCCGTCGAGGTCGCGCAGGAGCTCGCCTCCGAGGCGGTCGGCAAGCGGCTCGCGGCCTGCGCCCAGGTCGACGCCCCCATCACCAGCACCTACTGGTGGGAGGGCGCGGTCGTCACCACCACGGAGGTGCGGGTCACCTTCAAGACCACCGCCGGGCGGGCGCCCGACCTCGAGGAGTGGATCGTGGTGCGCCATCCGTACGACGTGCCCGAGGTGCTGCGCACGCTCGTCAAGGCGGCCGGCTCGGGCTACCAGTCGTGGGTGCGCGCCGAGGTGCAGTGA
- a CDS encoding AraC family transcriptional regulator: MDVVAGLLDGPRARGAFLLRSHLSAPWGMRIEDESPLTIVPVLRGSGWVGSPGPDGDEGVHLAAGDVVLLRGPQHYLVADSPTTPSTVVVGPNPEDCRAVDGGPSPMTTFGVRSWGNDPDGDTVFIMGTYPLDGAVGRRILRVLPHRVVLRPGEVDPTLVDLLAREVVQDLPGQEAVLDRLLDLLLITCLRTWLDRPDAPGWYRADADPGVGQALRLIHHDPARAWTVEGLAREVGLSRAAFARRFTGLVGESPMAYLTGWRLDLAADLLLADDDATLTSVARAVGYATPFALSAAFKRVRGVSPAEHRRRAA, translated from the coding sequence ATGGACGTCGTCGCCGGGCTGCTCGACGGGCCGCGCGCCCGTGGGGCGTTCCTCCTGCGCAGCCACCTCTCCGCGCCGTGGGGCATGCGGATCGAGGACGAGTCGCCGTTGACGATCGTCCCGGTGCTGCGCGGGTCCGGCTGGGTCGGGTCACCGGGACCGGACGGGGACGAGGGCGTGCACCTGGCGGCCGGGGACGTGGTGCTGCTGCGCGGCCCGCAGCACTACCTGGTGGCGGACTCCCCCACGACGCCATCGACCGTCGTGGTCGGCCCGAACCCGGAGGACTGCCGGGCGGTCGACGGCGGGCCGTCCCCCATGACGACCTTCGGGGTGCGCAGCTGGGGCAACGACCCGGACGGCGACACCGTGTTCATCATGGGCACCTACCCGCTGGACGGCGCCGTCGGTCGCCGCATCCTGCGGGTCCTGCCGCACCGGGTGGTGCTGCGGCCCGGCGAGGTCGACCCGACGCTGGTCGACCTGCTGGCCCGCGAGGTCGTGCAGGACCTCCCGGGCCAGGAGGCGGTGCTCGACCGGCTGCTCGACCTGCTGCTCATCACGTGCCTGCGCACCTGGCTGGACCGCCCGGACGCCCCGGGCTGGTACCGCGCCGACGCCGACCCCGGGGTCGGGCAGGCGCTGCGGCTCATCCACCACGACCCCGCCCGCGCGTGGACGGTGGAGGGCCTGGCCCGGGAGGTGGGGCTGTCCCGGGCGGCGTTCGCCCGGCGGTTCACCGGACTGGTCGGCGAGTCGCCGATGGCGTACCTGACGGGTTGGCGCCTGGACCTCGCGGCCGACCTGCTGCTCGCCGACGACGACGCGACGCTGACGTCGGTGGCGCGGGCCGTCGGGTACGCCACCCCGTTCGCGCTGTCCGCGGCGTTCAAGCGGGTGCGCGGCGTGAGCCCGGCCGAGCACCGCCGCCGGGCGGCCTGA
- a CDS encoding NmrA family transcriptional regulator, whose product MTTQPATRPAPQHLPDAGPVVVLGATGKTGRRVADRLDALGLEVRRGSRTGSPRFDWADESTWAPLLDGAAAVYVAYAPDLAVPGAPETVTRLARAAHDLGVRRLVLLTGRGETEAQRAEATVAAVFPDRTVLRCAFFAQNFSESFFLDPVLDGVLALPVADVREPFVDLEDVADVAVAALTQDGHAGRVHELTGPRALTFAEAADAIAAASGRPVQHVPITADGFTAGLAAAGIPDDLVALLRYLFTEVLDGRGSHVTDGVRAVLGREPRDFAAFATREVAAWTATAS is encoded by the coding sequence ATGACCACGCAGCCCGCCACCCGTCCCGCACCCCAGCACCTGCCCGACGCCGGTCCGGTCGTCGTCCTCGGCGCCACCGGCAAGACGGGCCGCCGCGTCGCCGACCGGCTGGACGCCCTCGGCCTCGAGGTGCGTCGCGGGTCCCGCACGGGCAGCCCCCGCTTCGACTGGGCCGACGAGTCCACCTGGGCGCCGCTGCTCGACGGCGCCGCCGCGGTCTACGTGGCCTACGCCCCCGACCTCGCGGTGCCCGGCGCGCCCGAGACCGTGACCCGGCTCGCGCGCGCCGCCCACGACCTCGGCGTGCGTCGGCTGGTGCTCCTCACCGGCCGCGGCGAGACGGAGGCGCAGCGTGCCGAGGCCACCGTCGCCGCCGTCTTCCCCGACCGCACCGTCCTGCGGTGCGCGTTCTTCGCCCAGAACTTCTCCGAGAGCTTCTTCCTCGACCCCGTGCTCGACGGTGTCCTCGCCCTGCCCGTGGCCGACGTGCGCGAACCGTTCGTCGACCTCGAGGACGTCGCCGACGTCGCCGTCGCCGCCCTCACGCAGGACGGCCACGCGGGACGGGTCCACGAGCTCACCGGACCCCGCGCCCTCACCTTCGCCGAGGCCGCCGACGCCATCGCCGCCGCATCGGGCCGACCCGTGCAGCACGTCCCGATCACGGCCGACGGGTTCACGGCCGGCCTGGCCGCGGCCGGGATCCCCGACGACCTCGTCGCCCTCCTGCGCTACCTGTTCACCGAGGTGCTCGACGGTCGCGGCTCCCACGTCACCGACGGCGTCCGCGCGGTGCTCGGCCGTGAGCCCCGCGACTTCGCCGCGTTCGCCACCCGCGAGGTCGCCGCCTGGACCGCCACGGCGTCCTGA
- a CDS encoding DUF4126 domain-containing protein, which yields MIELVTGTGLALAAGLNAWIPLLALGLLSRYTDLLTLPGGWSWLENGWVLVVLGVLLLLEVVGDKVPVVDTVNDVVQTVVRPGAGGIAFGAGATAQTARVQDPGAFVESGAWVPVLLGILLALGVHLAKAAVRATANAATGGLAAPLLSTAEDGASVGLSLAAILVPLLVVPLLVGLGIVVWRAVRRRRRPRRDHDALDDVAASPPGLPPTVPPTGPPGR from the coding sequence GTGATCGAGCTCGTCACGGGCACCGGCCTCGCCCTGGCCGCCGGGCTCAACGCCTGGATCCCGCTGCTCGCGCTCGGCCTGCTGTCCCGGTACACCGACCTCCTCACCCTGCCCGGCGGGTGGTCGTGGCTGGAGAACGGGTGGGTGCTCGTCGTCCTGGGCGTGCTGCTCCTGCTCGAGGTCGTGGGCGACAAGGTGCCCGTCGTCGACACCGTCAACGACGTCGTCCAGACCGTCGTGCGCCCCGGGGCGGGCGGCATCGCGTTCGGTGCGGGGGCGACGGCACAGACCGCCCGCGTGCAGGACCCGGGCGCGTTCGTCGAGTCGGGCGCGTGGGTGCCGGTCCTGCTCGGGATCCTGCTCGCGCTCGGCGTGCACCTGGCGAAGGCCGCCGTGCGGGCGACGGCGAACGCCGCCACCGGCGGGCTCGCGGCGCCGCTGCTGTCGACCGCCGAGGACGGGGCGTCCGTCGGGCTGTCCCTCGCCGCGATCCTCGTCCCGCTGCTCGTCGTGCCGCTGCTCGTCGGGCTCGGGATCGTCGTGTGGCGCGCCGTCCGCCGGCGGCGACGACCCCGGCGTGACCACGACGCCCTCGACGACGTGGCCGCCTCACCACCGGGCCTCCCGCCGACCGTGCCGCCGACCGGACCTCCCGGCCGTTAG
- a CDS encoding glutathione S-transferase family protein, with protein sequence MSGGRADAATERPEHARGGTYTVEGQEYVRDQRYITTRITADGEDGYPVEAGRYRLVAARACPWANRAIIVRRLLGLEDAISLGLAGPTHDERSWTFDLDPGGKDPVLGMERIQEAYFRRDPDYPRGITVPAIVDTRDGAVVTNDFAQMTLDLSTQWTEHQRPGAPRLLPADPDERAEMDAVMRRVFTEVNNGVYRCGFAGSQEAYDAAYVRLFDALDRLEDRLADRRFLMGSSITEADVRLFTTLVRFDAVYHGHFKCNRNKLTEMPVLWAYARDLFQLPGFGDTVDFAQIKEHYYVVHRDINPTGIVPAGPDLSGWTTPHGREALGDDPWGGGTPPGPVRGGERVTADHTPLRP encoded by the coding sequence GTGAGCGGCGGGCGGGCCGACGCCGCGACCGAGCGTCCCGAGCACGCGCGCGGCGGGACGTACACGGTCGAGGGCCAGGAGTACGTGCGCGACCAGCGGTACATCACGACGCGCATCACCGCGGACGGCGAGGACGGGTACCCGGTGGAGGCGGGGCGGTACCGGCTGGTCGCGGCGCGCGCCTGCCCGTGGGCGAACCGCGCGATCATCGTGCGCCGGCTCCTCGGCCTGGAGGACGCGATCAGCTTGGGCCTCGCGGGACCGACGCACGACGAGCGCAGCTGGACGTTCGACCTCGACCCGGGCGGCAAGGACCCGGTGCTGGGGATGGAACGGATCCAGGAGGCGTACTTCCGCCGCGACCCCGACTACCCGCGCGGCATCACCGTGCCCGCGATCGTCGACACGCGCGACGGCGCGGTCGTCACGAACGACTTCGCGCAGATGACGCTCGACCTGTCGACGCAGTGGACGGAGCACCAGCGCCCCGGCGCGCCCCGGCTGCTCCCCGCGGACCCCGACGAGCGGGCCGAGATGGACGCCGTCATGCGGCGCGTCTTCACCGAGGTCAACAACGGCGTGTACCGGTGCGGGTTCGCCGGGTCGCAGGAGGCGTACGACGCCGCCTACGTCCGGCTCTTCGACGCCCTCGACCGGCTGGAGGACCGTCTCGCGGACCGCCGGTTCCTCATGGGGTCGTCGATCACCGAGGCCGACGTGCGACTGTTCACCACCCTGGTGCGGTTCGACGCCGTCTACCACGGGCACTTCAAGTGCAACCGGAACAAGCTCACCGAGATGCCGGTGCTGTGGGCGTACGCCCGTGACCTGTTCCAGCTCCCCGGGTTCGGCGACACCGTCGACTTCGCGCAGATCAAGGAGCACTACTACGTGGTGCACCGCGACATCAACCCCACCGGGATCGTGCCGGCCGGGCCGGACCTGTCCGGCTGGACGACGCCGCACGGCCGTGAGGCGCTCGGCGACGACCCGTGGGGTGGCGGCACCCCGCCCGGCCCGGTGCGCGGCGGCGAGCGGGTCACGGCGGACCACACCCCGCTGCGCCCGTGA
- a CDS encoding HhH-GPD-type base excision DNA repair protein — MTEKLWITGDQDTDQLLSDDFFALLIGMLLDQQYPMEHAFAGPRKIRDRVGSLDPQVIADADPDEFVTMATTPPAIHRYGRSMAGRVQAVARAVVDDYDGDVTRIWTDPGSSGGAPSGAEVLGRLHALPGFGAQKAQIFLALLGKQRGVEPAGWREAAGHYGDEGSRRSIADVTSAESLQEVRAFKKAAKAAAKADR; from the coding sequence ATGACCGAAAAACTTTGGATTACCGGAGATCAGGATACTGATCAATTACTCTCGGACGACTTCTTTGCACTCTTGATCGGCATGCTGCTGGACCAGCAGTACCCGATGGAGCACGCGTTCGCGGGCCCGCGCAAGATCCGTGACCGGGTGGGGAGCCTGGACCCGCAGGTGATCGCGGACGCCGACCCGGACGAGTTCGTGACGATGGCGACGACGCCGCCGGCGATCCACCGCTACGGCCGGTCGATGGCGGGTCGCGTGCAGGCGGTCGCGCGCGCCGTGGTCGACGACTACGACGGTGACGTGACGCGCATCTGGACGGACCCGGGATCGTCCGGCGGGGCGCCGTCGGGCGCCGAGGTGCTGGGGCGCCTCCACGCGCTGCCGGGGTTCGGCGCGCAGAAGGCGCAGATCTTCCTGGCGCTGCTGGGCAAGCAGCGCGGGGTGGAGCCGGCCGGCTGGCGCGAGGCCGCGGGCCACTACGGCGACGAGGGGTCGCGCCGGTCCATCGCGGACGTCACCAGCGCGGAGTCCCTCCAGGAGGTCCGGGCGTTCAAGAAGGCCGCCAAGGCCGCCGCGAAGGCCGACCGGTGA
- a CDS encoding helix-turn-helix domain-containing protein, producing MGNYDEHLQARLHNLGRRVRSERGRLGLSQEELAHRAGLHRTYVGSVERGERNISVGSLYALADELEVPASSLLTDP from the coding sequence ATGGGCAACTACGACGAGCACCTCCAGGCTCGTCTCCACAACCTGGGACGACGGGTGCGCAGCGAGCGCGGCCGGCTCGGTCTGTCCCAGGAGGAACTCGCCCACCGAGCAGGACTCCACCGCACCTACGTGGGCTCTGTCGAACGCGGAGAGAGGAACATCAGCGTCGGCAGCCTCTACGCGCTGGCAGATGAGCTGGAGGTTCCCGCGTCGAGCCTACTGACCGACCCCTGA
- a CDS encoding FAD-dependent monooxygenase: MTDDTAGARSDGPGGRRAVVVGGGIGGLASGVALARAGWEVTVLERAAALEPVGAGIAVAPNAVRSLAALGIDESLRELSALQGEVGMRRPDGTWLLRTDADDAGALFGDRTLVLHRAHLVGLLADALPSGALRLGGTAEVVDPGGTDRPARVTTPDGDVEADLVVAADGVGSGTRTRWWPDAAGSVAGGSTAWRFVAPAVPGLVGSETWGRGIVAGVMPLADGRVYCYVSVAEAAGVPDDFTALRERLAGWHAPLPALLASVDPADTLRNELRALPAPPASLACGRTVLVGDAAHAMLPNLGQGGCQALEDAAVLGVRVVPGADVPAALHRWSAERRPRVQHVMRLSARIAGPTLWTSPVLVAARDTGMRLVSRWSGSLGTRSLRPVMGWRPPT, from the coding sequence ATGACCGACGACACGGCAGGGGCGCGCAGCGACGGACCGGGCGGGCGGCGTGCCGTCGTCGTCGGTGGCGGGATCGGCGGGCTCGCGTCCGGCGTCGCCCTCGCTCGTGCCGGGTGGGAGGTCACGGTGCTGGAGCGGGCCGCAGCGCTGGAGCCGGTCGGTGCCGGGATCGCCGTGGCGCCGAACGCGGTGCGGTCCCTCGCCGCCCTCGGGATCGACGAGTCCCTGCGGGAGCTGTCGGCGCTGCAGGGCGAGGTCGGGATGCGGCGGCCCGACGGCACCTGGCTGCTGCGCACGGACGCCGACGACGCGGGCGCCCTGTTCGGCGACCGCACGCTGGTGCTGCACCGTGCCCACCTCGTCGGGCTCCTCGCCGACGCCCTGCCGTCGGGTGCGCTGCGCCTGGGGGGGACCGCCGAGGTCGTCGACCCGGGAGGGACGGACCGGCCCGCCCGCGTCACCACCCCCGACGGGGACGTCGAGGCGGACCTCGTCGTGGCGGCGGACGGTGTCGGGTCAGGCACGCGCACCCGGTGGTGGCCGGACGCGGCCGGGTCGGTGGCCGGCGGCTCCACCGCCTGGCGGTTCGTCGCGCCGGCCGTCCCCGGGCTGGTGGGCTCCGAGACCTGGGGACGCGGGATCGTCGCGGGCGTCATGCCGCTCGCCGACGGCCGGGTCTACTGCTACGTGTCGGTGGCGGAGGCCGCCGGCGTCCCGGACGACTTCACCGCGCTGCGCGAGCGGCTCGCCGGGTGGCACGCGCCCCTGCCCGCCCTGCTCGCCTCCGTCGACCCCGCCGACACCCTGCGCAACGAGCTGCGCGCCCTGCCCGCGCCGCCCGCCTCCCTGGCGTGCGGACGCACCGTCCTGGTCGGTGACGCCGCGCACGCGATGCTGCCGAACCTCGGCCAGGGCGGCTGCCAGGCCCTCGAGGACGCCGCGGTGCTGGGCGTCCGTGTCGTGCCCGGTGCCGACGTGCCCGCCGCCCTGCACCGGTGGTCCGCGGAGCGCCGCCCGCGGGTGCAGCACGTCATGCGACTCTCCGCCCGCATCGCAGGCCCGACGCTGTGGACCTCCCCCGTGCTCGTGGCCGCGCGCGACACCGGCATGCGGCTGGTCAGCCGCTGGAGCGGCAGCCTCGGGACGAGATCGTTGCGCCCGGTGATGGGCTGGCGCCCCCCGACCTGA
- a CDS encoding DoxX family protein — protein sequence MARRTHLSAAALAALLATSGTLHLVRPRVFEGLIPAALGSPRAWVYGSGVAELACAAAVAAPTTRRVGGLATAALLVGVFPGNVKMALDSRPGARHWSRRRSVAWGRLPLQVPLVAWAWQVSRSG from the coding sequence ATGGCTCGTCGAACCCACCTCTCGGCCGCGGCGCTCGCAGCGCTCCTCGCGACGTCCGGGACGCTCCACCTCGTGCGCCCCCGCGTGTTCGAGGGGCTGATCCCGGCCGCGCTGGGCTCTCCGCGGGCCTGGGTGTACGGCAGCGGGGTGGCGGAGCTGGCCTGCGCGGCCGCGGTCGCGGCGCCCACCACCCGCCGGGTGGGAGGGCTCGCCACGGCGGCCCTCCTCGTCGGGGTGTTCCCCGGCAACGTGAAGATGGCCCTCGACTCCCGGCCGGGGGCCCGGCACTGGTCGCGCCGGCGGTCCGTCGCGTGGGGGCGCCTGCCGCTGCAGGTCCCGCTCGTGGCCTGGGCGTGGCAGGTGTCCCGCTCGGGCTAG
- a CDS encoding ABC transporter ATP-binding protein, protein MTRAPSAHAPAPARSPSPPLPAGSPPTGDTTPRDQASGLAAQRVRWSVAGRLVLDDVDVTAPPGAVTGLLGPNGTGKSTLLRLVAGVQRPDGGTVRLVGAAIDGSVAGRAADATGEDLLALDRRRRARTVAFVEQDATSELPVTVLDAVLLGRTPHRHLLAGPTAHDRDVARAVLARVGAEHLADREVATLSGGERQRVHLARALAQEPRMLLLDEPTNHLDVAAQLATMRLVTELARDGVTVLTALHDLSLAAATCDHVVVLAPGPAGRVVAAGPVADVLVPEVIDPVYGVRTTVLRHPRTGRPVLTFDEA, encoded by the coding sequence ATGACCCGGGCACCCTCCGCGCACGCCCCGGCGCCGGCACGCTCGCCGTCGCCGCCGCTGCCCGCCGGGAGCCCACCGACCGGCGACACGACGCCGCGGGACCAGGCCTCCGGGCTGGCCGCGCAGCGCGTGCGCTGGTCCGTCGCCGGCCGACTGGTCCTCGACGACGTCGACGTCACCGCCCCACCGGGTGCCGTGACCGGCCTGCTCGGCCCCAACGGCACGGGCAAGTCCACCCTGCTGCGCCTCGTCGCCGGGGTGCAGCGCCCCGACGGGGGCACGGTGCGGCTGGTCGGCGCCGCCATCGACGGGTCCGTGGCCGGCCGGGCCGCGGACGCCACCGGCGAGGACCTGCTCGCCCTGGACCGTCGCCGCCGCGCGCGCACCGTCGCGTTCGTCGAGCAGGACGCCACCAGCGAGCTGCCCGTCACCGTCCTCGACGCCGTGCTGCTGGGCCGCACCCCGCACCGGCACCTGCTGGCCGGGCCGACCGCCCACGACCGCGACGTCGCCCGGGCGGTGCTGGCGCGCGTCGGCGCCGAGCACCTGGCCGACCGCGAGGTCGCGACCCTGTCCGGCGGTGAACGCCAGCGCGTCCACCTCGCCCGCGCCCTCGCGCAGGAGCCCCGCATGCTGCTGCTCGACGAGCCGACGAACCACCTCGACGTCGCCGCGCAGCTCGCCACCATGCGGCTCGTCACCGAGCTCGCCCGCGACGGCGTCACCGTGCTCACCGCCCTGCACGACCTGTCGCTGGCCGCCGCGACGTGCGACCACGTCGTCGTCCTCGCCCCGGGACCCGCCGGGCGAGTCGTCGCCGCCGGACCGGTGGCCGACGTCCTCGTGCCCGAGGTCATCGACCCCGTGTACGGGGTGCGGACCACCGTGCTGCGCCATCCCCGCACGGGCCGCCCGGTCCTCACGTTCGACGAGGCCTAG
- a CDS encoding putative F420-0 ABC transporter permease subunit, with protein sequence MAETTLPAARAPLTRGRLATWLGATAAVLLASVVVAVTLGPAGLGPADVGQVVATRLGLGELLGLATPDRLADGIVWQLRLPRVLTAAAVGAGLAVCGVVMQSLLRNPLADPYLLGLSSGASLGAVSVLVLGWLAVLPVAAFVGAAAALVATLVLATSAGRGELSPARTVLAGLAVSQLAAAATSFVIFWSAQGDQYREILAWMLGSVAGSTWTSVAITAGAVLVLGTLLALTGSVLDAFTFGDTAAAALGVDVAKVRWGLLVVVALLTGALVSQSGAIGFVGLILPHAVRLVVGARHRALLPLSMVCGATFLVWADTLARTLFEPRELPVGIVTAAVGAPVFAALLWKGRTRP encoded by the coding sequence ATGGCTGAGACCACCCTGCCCGCCGCCCGCGCACCCCTGACGCGCGGGCGGCTCGCCACGTGGCTCGGCGCGACCGCGGCCGTGCTGCTGGCGAGCGTCGTCGTCGCGGTGACGCTCGGCCCCGCCGGGCTCGGCCCCGCCGACGTCGGTCAGGTCGTCGCGACGCGGCTCGGGCTCGGCGAACTGCTGGGCCTGGCCACCCCCGACCGGCTGGCGGACGGCATCGTGTGGCAGCTGCGGCTGCCCCGCGTGCTCACCGCGGCCGCCGTCGGGGCGGGACTGGCCGTGTGCGGCGTCGTCATGCAGTCCCTGCTGCGCAACCCCCTGGCCGACCCGTACCTCCTCGGGCTGAGCTCCGGCGCGTCGCTCGGCGCGGTGAGCGTCCTCGTGCTCGGCTGGCTCGCCGTCCTGCCCGTCGCGGCCTTCGTCGGGGCGGCCGCCGCCCTGGTGGCCACCCTCGTCCTGGCGACCTCCGCCGGACGCGGCGAGCTCTCCCCCGCCCGCACCGTCCTCGCCGGGCTCGCCGTGTCCCAGCTCGCGGCCGCGGCCACCAGCTTCGTCATCTTCTGGTCCGCCCAGGGCGACCAGTACCGCGAGATCCTCGCCTGGATGCTCGGGTCGGTGGCCGGGTCCACGTGGACGTCGGTCGCGATCACCGCCGGCGCCGTGCTCGTGCTCGGCACCCTCCTGGCGCTCACCGGCTCGGTGCTGGACGCGTTCACGTTCGGGGACACCGCCGCCGCGGCCCTCGGCGTGGACGTCGCGAAGGTGCGGTGGGGGCTGCTCGTCGTCGTCGCGCTCCTCACCGGCGCGCTCGTGTCCCAGTCGGGGGCCATCGGGTTCGTCGGGCTGATCCTCCCCCACGCCGTGCGGCTCGTCGTCGGCGCCCGCCACCGCGCCCTGCTGCCCCTGTCGATGGTGTGCGGCGCCACGTTCCTCGTCTGGGCGGACACGCTCGCCCGCACCCTCTTCGAGCCCCGCGAGCTGCCCGTCGGCATCGTCACCGCCGCCGTCGGCGCCCCCGTGTTCGCCGCCCTGCTCTGGAAGGGACGGACCCGCCCATGA